One Devosia lacusdianchii genomic window carries:
- a CDS encoding [protein-PII] uridylyltransferase: protein MTLVEADAKPRKPLFVLKSAETLLGELDAAIGEEAPKSSAARALVLAHMRKTLAEARKSAEAELLASGKGTRCAQNLSNAQDEIIAAVHLFAVRRVYPVDNPSGAEAIALSAVGGYGRGTLAPGSDIDLLFILPYKQTPWGEQVTEYILYMLWDLGQKVGHAVRSVDECIRMARADMTVRTATLEARFLTGDKALFESLVKRFETEIMPKTGPEFIAAKMAERDERHKLMGNTRYVVEPNIKDGKGGLRDLNTLFWIGKYFYQVKTSHELVGKGVLSASEYRLFSRAEDFLWAVRCHLHFVTGRAEEKLTFDVQPELAERMGYAQRIGMLGVERFMKRYFLVAKDVGDLTRIICASLEFNHAKDMDIVGRVLAPFRSGKSRIKGETDFVLDTGRLNIAAPDVFERDPVNLIRMFLVAGREQLLFHPDAIKHITRSLGLIDNKLRADAKANEHFLTILTAPESVERILRQMNESGVLGKFVPDFGKIVALMQFNMYHHYTVDEHLIRSVGVMADIANGGLRDQLPLTHELLPQLNDTRLLYVALFLHDIAKGRPEDHSIAGARIARKLCPRFGLSAAETDTVAWLIQYHLLMSEIAQARDIQDPETAKAFADVVQSPQRLALLMILTACDIRAVGPGVWTGWKGSLLRALYYATEPLLSGGHSQVTQSDRIDSAKRQLAQALEAWPPADVETYTARHYDHYWLRAEPELQVEHARMIRQADMAGESFAGSIRVKAFEGITEVSFYTPDHPRLLSLIAGACTMQDASIIGAQIFSTRDGHALDTFRLRRSFTSDEDEKVRATRIIDTVKQLLQGKRTILIDLGKESRHNKRLKPFALPAEVAVSNALSEKFTVIEVSGLDRMGLLHSLTHQISDLNLTIGSAHIGTYGEKAVDVFYVTDLTGQKIMSKPRQRKIHDALMGVFHPRAEAKVANG from the coding sequence ATGACGCTCGTCGAAGCTGACGCCAAACCGCGAAAGCCGCTCTTCGTCCTCAAATCCGCCGAAACCCTCCTGGGTGAACTGGATGCGGCGATCGGCGAAGAAGCGCCCAAATCCAGCGCTGCCCGCGCCCTGGTGCTGGCCCATATGCGCAAGACCTTGGCCGAAGCCCGCAAGAGCGCCGAGGCCGAGTTGCTGGCGTCAGGCAAGGGCACCCGCTGCGCGCAGAACCTGTCCAATGCCCAGGACGAGATCATCGCCGCGGTGCATCTGTTTGCTGTCAGGCGCGTCTATCCCGTCGACAATCCCTCCGGCGCCGAGGCCATCGCGCTGTCCGCCGTGGGCGGATATGGCCGCGGCACGCTGGCACCAGGCTCCGACATCGATCTGCTCTTCATCCTGCCCTACAAGCAGACGCCCTGGGGTGAGCAGGTCACCGAGTATATCCTCTATATGCTGTGGGACCTCGGCCAGAAGGTCGGCCATGCCGTGCGCTCGGTGGATGAATGCATCCGCATGGCCCGCGCCGACATGACCGTGCGCACCGCCACGCTCGAAGCCCGCTTCCTCACCGGCGACAAGGCGCTGTTCGAGTCTCTGGTCAAGCGCTTCGAAACCGAAATCATGCCCAAGACGGGGCCTGAATTCATCGCCGCCAAGATGGCCGAGCGTGACGAACGCCATAAGCTCATGGGCAATACCCGCTATGTGGTCGAGCCCAATATCAAGGACGGCAAGGGCGGCCTGCGCGACCTCAATACGCTGTTCTGGATCGGCAAGTACTTCTACCAGGTCAAGACATCACATGAGCTGGTCGGCAAGGGCGTGCTGAGCGCCTCGGAATACCGCCTGTTCTCGCGCGCCGAAGACTTCCTCTGGGCCGTACGCTGCCACCTGCATTTCGTTACCGGCCGCGCCGAGGAAAAGCTGACCTTCGACGTGCAGCCCGAACTGGCTGAACGCATGGGCTATGCCCAGCGCATCGGCATGCTGGGGGTCGAGCGCTTCATGAAGCGCTATTTCCTTGTCGCCAAGGATGTCGGCGACCTCACCCGCATCATCTGCGCCAGCCTCGAATTCAACCACGCCAAGGACATGGATATCGTTGGCCGCGTGCTGGCGCCGTTCCGTTCGGGCAAGTCCAGGATCAAGGGTGAGACCGATTTCGTGCTCGATACCGGCCGGCTCAACATCGCGGCGCCGGATGTGTTCGAGCGGGACCCCGTCAATCTCATCCGCATGTTCCTCGTGGCCGGCCGCGAACAGCTTTTGTTCCATCCCGATGCCATCAAGCACATCACCCGCTCGCTGGGGCTGATCGACAACAAGCTCAGGGCCGACGCCAAGGCCAACGAGCATTTCCTGACTATTCTCACCGCGCCGGAATCGGTGGAACGCATCCTGCGCCAGATGAACGAGAGCGGCGTGCTCGGCAAGTTCGTGCCCGATTTCGGCAAGATCGTCGCGCTGATGCAGTTCAACATGTACCACCACTATACGGTGGACGAGCACCTGATCCGCTCGGTCGGCGTCATGGCCGATATCGCCAATGGCGGCCTGCGCGACCAGCTGCCTCTGACCCACGAATTGCTGCCGCAGCTCAACGATACCCGCCTGCTCTACGTGGCGCTGTTCCTGCACGACATTGCCAAGGGCCGCCCGGAGGATCACTCCATTGCCGGCGCCCGCATCGCGCGAAAGCTCTGCCCTCGCTTCGGCCTCTCCGCCGCCGAAACCGACACCGTCGCCTGGCTGATCCAATATCATCTGCTGATGAGCGAAATCGCCCAGGCCCGCGATATCCAGGACCCCGAGACGGCCAAGGCTTTTGCCGATGTGGTGCAATCGCCGCAACGGCTGGCGCTGCTGATGATCCTGACTGCCTGCGATATCCGCGCCGTTGGCCCTGGTGTGTGGACAGGCTGGAAGGGCTCGTTGCTGCGCGCCCTCTACTACGCCACCGAGCCGCTGCTCTCAGGTGGCCACAGCCAGGTCACCCAGTCCGACCGCATCGATTCCGCCAAGCGCCAGCTCGCCCAGGCGCTCGAAGCCTGGCCCCCGGCCGATGTCGAAACCTATACCGCCCGCCATTACGACCATTACTGGCTGCGCGCCGAGCCCGAACTGCAGGTCGAACACGCCCGCATGATCCGCCAGGCCGATATGGCTGGCGAGAGTTTTGCCGGTTCGATCCGCGTCAAGGCTTTCGAAGGCATTACCGAGGTCTCGTTCTACACCCCGGACCATCCTCGGCTGCTGTCGCTGATCGCCGGCGCCTGCACCATGCAAGACGCATCCATCATCGGCGCGCAGATCTTCTCGACCCGCGATGGCCACGCGCTCGATACCTTCCGCCTGCGCCGCAGCTTCACCTCGGACGAAGACGAAAAGGTCCGCGCCACCCGCATCATCGATACGGTCAAGCAGCTGCTGCAGGGCAAGCGCACCATCCTCATCGATCTGGGCAAGGAAAGCCGCCACAACAAGCGCCTAAAGCCCTTTGCGCTGCCCGCCGAGGTGGCAGTGTCCAATGCCTTGTCGGAAAAATTCACCGTCATCGAGGTATCAGGCCTCGATCGCATGGGCCTCCTGCATTCGCTGACCCACCAGATTTCCGACCTCAACCTCACCATCGGCTCGGCCCATATCGGCACCTATGGCGAAAAGGCCGTCGACGTCTTCTACGTCACCGACCTGACCGGCCAGAAAATCATGAGCAAACCGCGTCAGCGTAAGATTCATGATGCGCTGATGGGTGTGTTCCACCCGCGCGCCGAGGCGAAGGTGGCGAATGGCTAG
- the murJ gene encoding murein biosynthesis integral membrane protein MurJ, which translates to MSLYRNFLSVGGLTLVSRVAGFARDALMAAVLGTGPAADAFFAAFRFPNLFRRLFAEGAFNTAFVPMFSGALEQQGPDAALDLAARIMSWLVAMLIVVTILAEIFMPQIMVAFVPGFTDDKAKFDLTVLLTRIMFPYLACMSLMAAYGAILNSLGRFFAAAFAPVILNIVNIAAMIPLVTFWVQDPAGSAVWVGVATMAGGVAQLWLVWSAIKRADFVPEFRLPRLDPEVRRFWVLAIPAILTGGITQINIFVGTIIASGADNAISILNYADRLYQLPLGIIGIAIGTVLLPELSRHLKGSRAAEARATQDQSLLIAMLLSMPAATALISMAEPIVRVLFERGAFDALATTQTAQALIAFSTGLPAYVLIRVLQPGYFAREDTVTPTIFAGISVVANIGLSLLLFPTYLHVGIAIATSVSSWLNAILLAVFLALRGHFALTRAEWIKHVLILLSSGVMGGALYLLAQRGAAHMTTAAPVWEQVSVLGVLVVFGMVVYFTLVHITRAQPLGLLLRRLRRSKTTIKAPDTKLDGSK; encoded by the coding sequence ATGAGCCTCTACCGCAACTTCCTCTCGGTCGGCGGCCTCACCCTTGTCTCGCGCGTCGCCGGCTTCGCCCGCGACGCATTGATGGCGGCCGTGCTCGGTACGGGCCCTGCAGCCGACGCCTTCTTTGCTGCCTTCCGCTTCCCCAACCTGTTTCGCCGCCTCTTCGCCGAAGGCGCCTTCAACACCGCCTTCGTGCCCATGTTCTCGGGCGCCCTCGAACAGCAGGGCCCCGATGCGGCGCTCGACCTCGCCGCCCGCATCATGAGCTGGCTCGTCGCCATGCTGATCGTGGTGACCATCCTCGCCGAAATCTTCATGCCGCAAATCATGGTCGCCTTTGTCCCGGGCTTTACCGACGACAAAGCAAAATTCGACCTGACCGTGCTGCTGACGCGGATCATGTTCCCGTACCTGGCCTGCATGTCGCTGATGGCGGCCTATGGCGCCATCCTCAATTCGCTCGGCCGCTTCTTCGCCGCCGCTTTCGCCCCGGTCATCCTCAACATCGTCAATATCGCCGCGATGATTCCGCTGGTGACCTTCTGGGTGCAGGATCCGGCCGGGTCAGCCGTCTGGGTTGGCGTCGCCACCATGGCGGGCGGCGTGGCGCAGCTCTGGCTGGTCTGGTCCGCCATCAAGCGCGCCGATTTCGTGCCCGAATTCCGCCTGCCGCGCCTCGATCCCGAAGTGCGCCGCTTCTGGGTACTGGCCATTCCGGCCATCCTCACCGGCGGCATTACCCAGATCAACATCTTCGTCGGCACCATCATCGCCTCGGGCGCCGACAATGCCATTTCCATCCTCAATTATGCCGACCGGCTCTATCAGCTGCCCCTCGGCATTATCGGCATCGCCATTGGCACCGTGCTGCTTCCCGAACTATCCAGGCACCTAAAGGGCTCGCGCGCGGCCGAGGCCCGCGCCACCCAGGACCAGTCGCTCCTGATCGCCATGCTGCTCTCCATGCCGGCGGCAACGGCGCTGATATCAATGGCTGAGCCCATAGTGCGCGTGCTGTTCGAACGTGGCGCCTTCGATGCGCTGGCGACGACGCAGACCGCGCAAGCGCTGATCGCTTTCTCGACTGGCCTGCCCGCCTACGTGCTGATCCGCGTGCTGCAGCCGGGCTATTTCGCCCGCGAGGACACGGTGACGCCGACCATCTTCGCCGGCATTTCTGTGGTCGCCAATATCGGCCTGTCGCTGCTGCTGTTTCCCACCTATCTGCATGTCGGCATTGCCATCGCCACCTCTGTCTCGTCCTGGCTCAATGCTATCCTGCTGGCGGTTTTCCTCGCTTTGCGCGGCCATTTCGCGCTGACCCGCGCCGAGTGGATCAAGCATGTGCTGATCCTGCTCAGCAGCGGGGTGATGGGCGGTGCGCTCTACCTCCTGGCGCAGCGTGGCGCCGCGCACATGACCACGGCGGCTCCCGTTTGGGAGCAGGTCAGTGTACTGGGCGTGCTCGTGGTTTTCGGCATGGTGGTCTATTTCACCCTGGTCCACATCACCCGCGCCCAGCCGTTGGGCCTGCTGCTGCGGCGGCTACGGCGGAGCAAAACGACTATCAAGGCCCCCGACACCAAACTCGACGGTTCCAAATAA